CCCCATTAATCATGATAAAATCCATGTATTTGCAAATTCTTTGGGTATTAATTTGTGTATTTTGGGCAATATAGTAGCATGTGATTCATGTATTTGTAAAATTTTTCATGTGTTTTTGATACAAAGTTCATAATaggttttaaaaaattaattttcatccattattgaagaaaaaataaaaaaaatatttaatataggaTTTTAGGAGTTAACATTTGGCACCGATTGATATCAAACTGTATTGGCAcaaaatatggtccaatatgagtATCACCCTGTACTATCAATATTGGTTTGGAAGTTTAAACCTCAATTCCATGTCTCTaagcaataatttttaaatcaaaacACAGCTATTCACCAAGATTGTTATTCATTCATAGCATAAACTCTAGTTGCCACAGCACAAAAATACTACTCTCTCCATTTCCCTCAAGATCAACAACAAAGCCCCTCGTAGTCAAGGTTATTTTTACTAGGCTGGTTTTACAATTGATTATCAAGCCAAACAAACTGTTCTTAACATTTAAGGCTATTTGTGAACTACAGTTACTCCCATGTAATACCTCTCACCCTGAATGTTTATTTCAATCAAACAAATCCAACTCATGTTATACATAATTTCTGAATTTGCATGAGAAATAAATTTCTGGGAAGACAAACAATTCAAAGATGGTTGAACTTTATGCTATTACAAAAAAAGCCATTTCACTTCAATGTGTCATAACCTCATATTTGAACAGAACACTGGTCACTATTCACAAACTCTTAGAAGAACCAGGGTCCACTATTCACAAACTCTACTTTAATTAATAAGTAGAAATCTCCTTCATACACCAATCTGTCAATTGCATGCTTCAATTTCATATAAGGATGGGTCTGATTATATTCTAAAACCATACAGCTAGTAAGATCTACAAATAAGATTTCCAATATGGTCTCTGAAGTGTTGAATTGTAACACCTGGTTAGAAAATTACTTAAGTCAACAATTGTTCCTAATCATAGATAAAGGTATAGCAAGGTTGATTTTTGAAGACGTGCTAGCAAGATTTCTTGTTAATAGCAATGATAAGAAAGGCAAACCCAATAAGAATTGAAAATCAAAACCTAAACATGAAAGTAATCAAGTATTATAGGAAATTTCTGTTCCATCCTCTGAACTGCAGTCCCAAAATCAAATATTAATATATCAACTATGTTGCATTTGAAGATATCTTATGCGACAGTAGTCTCATCTAGCTAAATGTATTTATTCAATTAGCAATCAACTATCAATGTGGGACTACTGGAACATTGTGTTCTTCTCTACTGAAATGGTTTGATGTCCTTGTCAACGTGCAAGGAAACAAGCCCAAGGTTGACCAGCTGTTCTAGTGTGGATCTAACCCAAAAACATCATCCTGGTAGCAGCTCATCAAGGAACTTGTTAGTCCACAGGCACACAGAGTTGCTGAAGTACGATCTGTCATGACCTGATTCAAAGAGTCTGAAGTACTGATCCTATAATTAAGTACAGTCAATGGCACAATAAGTCATATGTAGTCGTCCTTTAATCAGATGGATCATGTAGAAACTCAGTTGTCCCTACATACAAATCCAACCCGCCATTAAATTCCTCAGTAAAACTAATGGGAAATTACAAATTATGCTACTACCTCCTTTATATCTTTTGTAAGTCCGTGGATTGAAAATTAGGGAGCAAACTTCATTATATCCCACTATAGATCCTAAGAGAATTAGGAAGCAAAAGCAATCACTGCCTTGAACACAACAATGCTGCTCTAAGACAGGGATTTTTATCTCAACAATAGAATAATCAGATTCATCTTAAAACAAAAACCTCAAAACAGGTCTATCCAAAACGTCATCGAATTCCACCTACTCTTAGCATCACATGACATTCCTGTTTTCCCTTATGAAGATCCGGATGCTACAAGTTTAACATCAAATCTCAGCTGATCATATTCTCGATTACCAGCAATTTTACTTGACGATTATGACCGTAATATCTTCAACACAATTGCCTTTCTCTGAATAACTTGGTTAGTCATTCTCCCAAGAAATAAATTAATCCAACTAAAATATAATATACCAAGAGCAACCTGAACAACGCCTATACATTCTTTTCAAAATCACCAAGAAAAAACACAATGAAGACTAAAAGGAGAGGTTTATATGATTTTGCGGAGCTTCCAATTAAGATTAGCAAGTGAACAAACAAATTATGAACAGAAAAGGGAATGGATGTGAAAACGCACTCTTGCAGCCCTATAGAAGTGAAATAATATTTCACTACAGCGCTGCCAAATGACAGAAATGCAACTAGAACCACTGGGTTATATACATAATaagtaacataaaataaaatttgggTCCATATGAATCTACCGGTTCTATAAGAAATGAATCAATCTATACATTTCATATGTGACTGAGGTGATATCTATCTGAATCACAATGATGACTAAGTACTGCAAATCGAGGCAAATCCACTTCAATCTTTTTTCACTTTGTCAGATTGTTGAATCAAGGCAAAGGTCATATGTTAGATTTCACAAGTTCTACAATAAACCAAGTAACGCTCTACATATTATATATCGTCAAAAAATTATCTAATAAAGATCCCAAAAGAAATCTTCCAGTCAAACAATACAAAGAGACTCTCAGTCAACAACAAGCGCACGACGCATTCCATGAAAGCTTACAGCACAAACAAGATCCAATAATAAACATCTAACCGTAAATCCTTTGCTAGATTAGGATATTTACCCTATGGTATGCGAAGCCATCATCGGCGGAAGATTGTAGCCCGTATACATAAAATCGATTCTCTCAACTAATTTTGGTACATTTGGTGCAGGACTCTCAAATTTCTCTCAAATCTTTGTTTAATGACTCCAAATGCACAAGCGTGATACAGAAAGACATTAAAGTTTAACATCGAGACAAGAAGAAATCAAGAAAGGTTGCATCAAcaagaaagaaatcaagaaacagACGAAAAAGAGGGGTCTACATGAGGGCTTACATAAAGAAGAAGGCAGTGAAGAAGAGGCCGCCGACGAGCAACAGCGCGGAGAGCGCCGGGTACCACTGGACGGGGACGGGGCTCGTCACCGGTTTCGGTGCCTAACACGATTCCATCAGAAGAATAAggcgaagaaaaagaagagagaacacGGGAGATCTCAAAACCCTGAAGATCTCAAGAACCCTAAAAGAACTCGAGAGCGGAAAGGTGAACAAGATCACAGATCGAGATCGAGAGGGACCTCTTACCATCCGGCGGAGGAAGCAGAGGAGATGGGGGAGACGAGTACCAGATGGATCGGGTCGCCACTGACCGGATCGAAGACCACAAAGAGCGGCTATTCAGGAGAGAGGGGAGAAGGGGTCTATAAATACGTCGTCGGGGGAACCCTCTGCTTTGCGATACGTGAAAGATCATAAATCTAACGGTGAAGGATGATTCAATAGAAACGCCGATTATGTCAGTTGGAGGGTTCTTGATTGGATACCACACTGGGAAACACGGTGCTTTGAGAGGCGCGAACGATCACACATAGGTTCAATAAAACTGGGACCATGTGATCGAGCAGTCGTGGTTACTTACACACACGAAGCTTTGAGATTCGTGAACGATCACAAATCTAAGAACGAATGACTGTTCAATATATTAGCGATCGTGCTAAGCAGTAGAAGGTTATTACATTAATGAACGTGATGCTTTGCGATTCGTGAACGATCACAAAGCActtgaatttttctttttctttttattttctcgtTCATGAAATAAATATCATTTGTACTTTTTGTTGTAGATCGCTCATTTGCGTGTGAAACAAAAGAATTCGACTCATCCAATTATGAGCTTCTCATCCAAGTGATCTTGATTGGTAAATCCAGACTGTGAATCAGTTGGTCTTGCTTGTGATGCATCACCACCATGAGCCTTCATTTCTTCCTCCTAAAATAAAGATCATAGAAGACCATAGGAAAAGACCATCTACATCAATGAAAGGAGGAGACAAGGTTGGACATCAACGCTCGTGTTCTCTCCTCGGAGTGGAGGACTACATGCAGTTCTTGGAAAATGCCACCGACAACAACCACAAGTTGATCCAAGGTAGACAGAGGACAAGGATTAGTCACACCTACCACACAAGAGAAGAAACAGGACATGAATGGCCAGACCAGTGATGTGGGCACATAACAGATCCATGTGCAAGTAGTCAGAGAGGCTAAGTAGGACAAGCATGTCACTGTTCCTCTTAATCAATCAGAGTCCCGAAAGCCTGTGTTGTGGCATTCTCTTGTGTAAATGAAATGGGCTGTGTTGATTATTACCACAGTTTGTGCTTGCTAAAATTGTGTTCGATGGGTTTCCTCTGTGTGTAAGCACTTataatatacaatatatatatatacttctcaGTAAAGAGTACAGCAACGAGAATGTTTCTGCTGCATTATTGTAATATATTTTGCATAACGTAGTAGATTTTTCTAGCAACAGAAATCCTAGAACAAGGACAACCAACTAGATTAGATTTGCCTAAGAAAAGGACAACTGGATTAGATTCTCCAGTCAAATGGAGCACGTTTGATTAACAATTACATGCAACTAACCAGAAATTTGAGCTCATTGGATGTCATGCTTCAAATCATGGGCAACAACTCCAGCATAATCTCTCAGAGCATCTGTTTGTTTGTACCACCTTCCCTTCATCACACTTCTGACCCCCTTTCCCCCACCCCACTTTGCTTCCTTTGACTCAGAACGCACAACAAAAAGATGGTAAAGtgaagcagcagcagaagcagctaaaagaagaagaagaaaagctcaGCTTTTTCTCCCAGTTGAGAAACTCTGAAGACAGATCCTCTCCAACACCAATCTTTATCAATACATCAGAAAGTGGTAGAAAGGTCTCTCCTTTGGTTCCATGGAGGATTACAGGTCAAGGTCTTATGGGGATGGGAGGATGGAGATGGAGGTCTATGAGAGCAGGCCTCAGCCTTCTCTCTCTGGCCCTCAGGACCTCAGGTGCTACAGCGCGTCTTATGCCTCCTCTCACAGCAGCAACCAGGCCCCTAAGGAGATCAAGCTCAAGAAGGGGAAGAGCGCCTCTGGTTCCTCTTCCTCCAGGAGTGGATGGAGCCTCAGCGACCCCGAGttacagaggaagaagagggtggCGGGATACAAGGCTTACGCTGTGGAGGGAAAGATGAAGGGGAGCCTGAGGAGAAGCTTCAGGTGGCTCAAGGACAGATGCACCCAGGTGGTGTATGGGTGGTGGTGATTCCTTTAGGTATTTTATCATGCATCTTCCTCTCTTCGATTTGTCACCATAATCTCAGCTTTTTTAGGCCTATGCATCTGTAAACATCAGAAATTGTTGGATCTTTATTGTATGAAGGATTGATCGATGTGATTCCCATTTCTCAATGTGATGTTGCATGCTCACCCTGTGGACGCTTCATTTGTGCTGCTGTACTCGTATCACAAAGCCATGTTCACAGATTTATCTCGATGCATGTAATCAGAACCCCAACTTAAACTTATATTTTATGATCTTGTATTCTGCAGACAAAAAAGTTGATAGGATGTTCCCATTTCAATGAGATTAGATACATTTGAACCAATATCTGAGTTATTTCATTCCATTGAATCGTGTCCCGGTTTCGATCAGAATCTAGCAATTCATATCTGTGAATCTGACTGGCACTTTCATCACAGCTTGTGAATATTATTAGACAATTATAATCTCTGAATCTATCTCTATGCTCATCATGTGAATGCAGCTTATTTCTGATCCAAGATAAAACCCAGCTTTGGCATGGATATCTCCTTGTTGGCGTTCCTGGATCCTCTCTGCCTTCTCCTAGCATAATCAAGCATGCATGCGGCATTTCATCCTTTCTTTCTCAAGAATCTTATGTCAGTTTGCGAGGATGCTTTAACTTTTTTGGTAGCTTGTTCTTGGTTTCAATTTCAGGTTCTTCATAGTGAAGAAGAACCAggcaaaggaagaaaaaggaggcACAACAAAGATTCTTGATTCTTGGTCACCACTTGTTGTCGAGAACTGTGATGCCTCCTCACACATGGAGGATAATGAATAAGATCAAGAAAACATAGATAAGGAAATTTGATGCCAGTGTAGCTTTAATGCCTTCTCTATAGTTGTATCTAATCATAGCTTTCTTCATAGCAGTGGGATGAGATAAAACAATGTTGTTCTAGTTTGTTCAATTGTTGGCATATGAAACAATGTTGACATCTAATTATGGGGATTGATGTGCAGTGCCAGCAGGATCATGTTATAATGATATTACTTGTATGACTATGTGAGTCAGCTATCATTAACGCAAGCATATTAGGCCAATTTTGCACTCCAACTTGGGAACAAAGAGCCATAGTAGACTTTGAGCAGCTACCTTGTTTAGGATTCTGATGTTGAATCAGCCATTATTGTTGGTGCAAAAGCAGCAGGATATGACTCTGAATGCATCAGACACTGGCTGTTCTACTGGAGATTATTGTCCTTCACTGCATCATTAATCTGTGAACCAAATAGCCATCCACATTCTCCTCTGAAGAAATCAGAGTACCAATGCGAAACCACATGCACAACACAGAAAACTTCGACTCTCAAAACCAATCTCACTAAGATCGAACAGATTAGACAGGGAAATGGAACCTGGAAATCCATCTCTTCATCATTATGTATCTATCCGTATGAACATATCTATTAAATTGCATTAAAAGAAGACTATACGAACAAGAAAAAGAGTGATCTTTGTAGTTTTATGTTGCAAGTTATCTTCTTTCACTGCATGCTCGAACCTGGATTGTAGATGGCAAGATCCGTCCACCCCGCAGACCAGCACTCGGAATCGGTCTCCAGTCTTTCGACGTTCTCCACAGCTGGAGTCGACATGTCGCCGGCCGGGCTCGGCGATTCCGTCCCCTGAACGCGAACGCTGCGACGGTTCACGCTGCTCGAGCT
The DNA window shown above is from Musa acuminata AAA Group cultivar baxijiao chromosome BXJ2-4, Cavendish_Baxijiao_AAA, whole genome shotgun sequence and carries:
- the LOC135611261 gene encoding uncharacterized protein LOC135611261, with the translated sequence MEDYRSRSYGDGRMEMEVYESRPQPSLSGPQDLRCYSASYASSHSSNQAPKEIKLKKGKSASGSSSSRSGWSLSDPELQRKKRVAGYKAYAVEGKMKGSLRRSFRWLKDRCTQVVYGWW